In the Osmerus eperlanus chromosome 27, fOsmEpe2.1, whole genome shotgun sequence genome, one interval contains:
- the gemin5 gene encoding LOW QUALITY PROTEIN: gem-associated protein 5 (The sequence of the model RefSeq protein was modified relative to this genomic sequence to represent the inferred CDS: inserted 5 bases in 4 codons) — protein sequence MHERLLPASPNWYCSRCSDTNDKGILGFGAKNTIYLVDVTASSCVVVGELVGHRERVSGISFCHHGDLSHICASTSDDGTVKFWDTDEKVFIKEHKSHQNTITALHWSPVDKNLVVSGDDKGIVVCYWYNTGDTSSFFPEPRNIFSLSCSPHTWNILAVGYKDGMIVLVDVTKKGEVVHRLRGHDDEIHALSWAPTPNEEGLHSRPDDITESTNGVSEGAEKGGYLASGSKDQTVRIWSTAKGKAVMTLKLPFLKRRGSGVDPGVKERLWLTVHWPRSKPTQLLSSCFGGELVLWELARVGKQRWSLLGGSEGQNHSRIVFNMSSVLLPDGRELLLSTSMDREVKCWDLSSLDCCWTXPTLGGFVYCLAFXPVATGSLGLGVGDSMVRVWGTLGLQNRYDTKTFWQGIKSKVTALSWHPAREGSLAFGTDDGKVGIYDAFSNKPPQISSSYHRKTVYTLAWXPPGAPMSFGGPGECAVHSLYSCAGEGXILQHDPRRLAAEASDIDTLIRDTNNIKHKLSPHTDLSWKPDGRVVAIGNEDGSIEVYHAPSLKLLCSIQQHHKIINVLRWHHQHAGPELQHLLASGSSNAVVYVHDLSAVIENPPDSPAVMTEAYRSLAGHTAKITSLAWSPHHDARLVTVSYDSTAQVWDVLKEEGVCNYRGHRGKLLCVQWSPVEPDVVWTGGDDFTVQEWNVSKQEHARPPKGKKTLELREKSKAKAKKKKKAPGRGVARAEEAPSPSLRGEGDKGGAGAPVAGEGLSEEDEEEGSEATSTSSSTVTARPPSLPVERPAVEKQPCGGKTFASIKRDLKKEKAEPSSSLKKRKPRSMLPLSTSMDHRPREDLQQDILTLATARHQGPPAHCVPGQGEHIQLGLFADRQALSRMFKEEEEGHLEAGHYDCVVYLRLWSGDITGALQVATEKGELNDHLLSVAPMAGYQVWCRTVEAYVKQLCQQESYQKAASHLLSIHKVYPAIELLRDHQLYREAIALAKARLQEDDPVLKTLYTFWAGQLEKDGHLATAAKCYLAAGSPFDAAKVIAKKNDVGSLKTAAGLAGVAGEVELSRSLALRCAKDLAHAHDWPGAQQVLATHHSLLAHRLHFCTTEMLSACLSGVDGVPQTSLPSHPWASPVLGEAGLLGGVREVWGREFGVGEGDQEKLQGLQQVLRAVESPQPSPNIPLKQLLNHLSLDLTLAALSWLLSDQGAALEGMWRGVARAREAGLFSLVAETCSLLFPRGVGSVRGFSSSLEPGQEPGWLSSKSLEAFVCYYWLYGLWWALSTERRAGGESQGPDGPRSLAETRNGSATPEMQNGEKEEEKEEVLVVKQNGLAEPAGVCASATPGVCVTSRPPQQQEGAEGRCRAACDLLLSEPHAMHQASQRAIAEIQLRLASMVHQHSRAQKTEPPAGEGQASPPSSTTTQEPTQPDSQESTAAPQCAGGDTLPSLVAMVSQHHKELEGLPDDVKKSELPDVMECCLVILYLSQSCSLVGAANQTLARDLLTKHGTTSDLRKAAQRFLS from the exons AACACCATCACAGCCCTGCACTGGTCACCAGTCGATAAGAACCTGGTGGTGTCTGGCGATGATAAGGGCATTGTGGTGTGTTACTGGTACAACACGGGAGACACCAGCAGCTTCTTCCCTGAACCCAGGAacatcttctccctctcctgttctcctcacaCCTGGAACATCTTGGCTGTTGG GTACAAGGACGGGATGATCGTGCTGGTTGACGTCACCAAGAAGGGCGAGGTGGTGCACCGTCTCCGTGGTCATGACGACGAGATCCACGCCCTGTCCTGGGCCCCCACGCCCAATGAGGAGGGGCTACACAGCCGGCCGGATGACATCACAG AATCCACCAATGGAGTGAGTGAGGGTGCAGAGAAGGGCGGATACCTGGCTTCAGGAAGCAAAGACCAGACCGTGAGGATCTGGAGTACGGCAAAGGGCAAAG CTGTGATGACCCTGAAGCTGCCCTTCCTGAAGAggcgggggtcaggggtcgatcccggggtgaaggagaggctCTGGCTCACGGTGCACTGGCCTCGGAGCAAGCCCACGCAGCTGCTGTCCAGctgctttgg gggAGAGCTGGTGCTGTGGGAGTTGGCGCGGGTGGGCAAGCAGAGGTGGAGCCTGCTGGGCGGGTCGGAGGGGCAGAACCACAGCAGGATCGTGTTCAACATGAGCTCTGTGCTCCTGCCCGACGGCAGGGAGCTTCTCCTCAGCACCTCCATGGACCGAGAG gtcaaGTGCTGGGACCTGTCCTCCCTGGACTGCTGCTGGA CTCCCACCCTGGGGGGGTTTGTGTACTGCCTGGCCT TCCCCGTGGCCACGGGCAgcctggggctgggtgtgggggaCAGCATGGTCCGGGTCTGGGGCACACTGGGCCTCCAAAACCGCTACGACACCAAAACCTTCTGGCAGGGCATCAAGTCCAAAGTCACGGCG TTGTCATGGCATCCAGCCAGAGAAGGCTCCTTGGCCTTTGGGACAGACGATGGCAAAGTTGGCATCTACGATGCTTTCTCTAACAA GCCGCCCCAGATCTCCAGCAGCTACCACAGGAAGACTGTGTACACCCTGGCCTG GCCCCCCGGTGCCCCGATGTCCTTTG ggggCCCAGGAGAGTGTGCGGTCCACAGCCTATACAGCTGTGCAGGGGAGG TCATCCTGCAGCACGACCCCCGCAGACTGGCTGCTGAAGCCTCCGACATAGACACCCTCATCAGAGACACCAACAACatcaag CACAAGCTGTCGCCGCACACAGACCTCAGCTGGAAACCGGACGGCCGGGTCGTCGCCATCGGCAACGAAGACGG gtccATTGAGGTGTACCATGCCCCCAGTCTGAAGCTGCTATGCAGCATCCAGCAGCACCACAAGATCATCAACGTCCTGCGCTGGCACCACCAGCACGCCGGCCCCGAGCTGCAGCACCTGCTGGCCTCCGGCTCCAGCAATGCCGTGGTCTACGTCCACGACCTGAGCGCTGTCATAG AGAACCCTCCTGATTCGCCGGCGGTGATGACGGAGGCGTACCGGAGCCTGGCGGGTCACACGGCCAAGATCACCAGCCTGGCCTGGAGCCCTCACCACGACGCCCGGCTGGTCACCGTGAGCTACGACAGCACCGCCCAG GTGTGGGATGtgctgaaggaggagggggtgtgtaaCTACCGGGGCCACCGGGGCAAGCTGCTGTGTGTCCAGTGGTCCCCCGTGGAGCCCGACGTGGTCTGGACCGGAGGAGACGACTTCACCGTCCAGGAGTGGAACGTCTCCAAGCAGGAGCACGCCAGGCCCCCTAAAG ggaagaagaccctggagcTGAGGGAGAAGTCGAAGGCCAaggccaagaagaagaagaaggcgcCGGGGAGAGGCGTGGCGAGGGCTGAGGAGGCCCCGTCCCCCTCtctcaggggggagggggataagggaggggcgggggcgcCTGTGGCCGGAGAGGGGCTGtccgaggaggatgaggaggaggggagcgaggccaccagcaccagcagctctACAGTCACAG CtcgtccccccagcctcccggtGGAGAGACCAGCGGTGGAGAAGCAGCCCTGTGGGGGGAAGACCTTCGCCTCCATAAAGAGAGACCTGAAGAAAGAGAAAGCGG agccctcctcctctctgaagaAGCGTAAGCCTCGCTCCATGCTGCCTCTCAGCACCTCCATGGACCACCGGCCCAGAGAAGACCTCCAGCAGGACATCCTCACCCTGGCCACCGCCAGGCACCAGG GCCCCCCAGCCCACTGTGTTCCTGGCCAGGGAGAGCACATCCAGCTGGGGCTGTTTGCCGACAGACAGGCCCTGTCCAGGATGTtcaaggaggagg aggagGGCCATCTGGAGGCGGGTCACTACGACTGTGTGGTCTACCTCAGGCTGTGGTCTGGTGACATCACCGGCGCTCTGCAGGTCGCCACGGAGAAGGGCGAGCTCAACGACCACCTGCTGTCTGTGGCTCCCATGG cggGGTACCAGGTGTGGTGTCGGACGGTGGAGGCCTACGTCAAGCAGCTGTGTCAGCAGGAGTCGTACCAGAAGGCCGCATCTCACCTGCTCTCTATCCACAAGGTGTACCCGGCCATCGAGCTACTGAGAGATCACCAGCTGTACAG GGAGGCCATAGCCCTGGCCAAAGCTAGGTTGCAGGAGGATGACCCGGTCCTCAAGACCCTGTACACCTTCTGGGCCGGCCAGCTGGAGAAGGACGGACACCTCGCCACTGCTGCCaagtg TTATCTGGCGGCGGGCTCCCCTTTCGACGCGGCCAAGGTCATCGCCAAGAAGAACGACGTGGGCTCTCTGAAGACGGCCGCCGGCCTGGCGGGCGTGGCGGGCGAGGTGGAGCTGTCCCGCTCCCTCGCGCTGCGCTGCGCCAAGGACCTGGCGCACGCACACGACTGGCCCGGAGCTCAGCAGGTCCTCGCCACACACCACAGCCTACTG gcCCACCGCCTCCACTTCTGCACCACTGAGATGCTGAGCGCGTGCCTGTCGGGGGTCGACGGTGTCCCccagacctccctcccctctcacccctgggCCTCCCCCGTTCTGGGGGAGGCCGGCCtcctggggggggtgagggaggtctgggggagggagtttggagtgggagagggagaccaGGAGAAGCTGCAGGGCCTACAGCAGGTGCTGAGAGCTGTGGAGAGCCCACAGCCCAGTCCCAACATCCCCCTGAAGCAG ctccttAATCACCTGTCACTGGACCTGACTCTCGCGGCCCTCAGCTGGTTGCTTAGCGACCAGGGGGCGGCCCTGGAGGGGATGTGGCGGGGCGtggccagggccagggaggcAGGGCTGTTCTCCCTGGTGGCGGAGACCTGCTCGCTGCTCTTCCCTCGAG GTGTGGGCTCAGTCCGGGGCTTCTCCTCGTCCCTGGAGCCGGGCCAGGAGCCGGGCTGGCTCTCCAGCAAGAGCCTGGAGGCCTTCGTCTGCTACTACTGGCTGTACGGGCTGTGGTGGGCCCTGAGCACCGAGAGGAGGGCCGGTGGAGAGAGCCAGGGACCCGACGGGCCTCGCTCCCTCGCGGAGACACGGAACGGCTCGGCGACACCGGAGATGCAGaacggagagaaggaggaggagaaggaggaggtgctggtggtCAAGCAGAATGGCCTGGCCGAGCCCGCGGGAGTGTGCGCGAGCGCCACGCCCGGGGTGTGCGTGACCTCCCGGCCGCCCCAGCAgcaggagggggcggaggggaggtgCAGGGCGGCCTGCGACCTGCTCCTCTCGGAGCCCCACGCCATGCACCAGGCCTCCCAGAGAGCCATCGCTGAGATCCAGCTTCGACTGGCCTCCATGGTGCACCAGCACAGCCGCGCCCAGAAAACTGAGCCCCCTGCTGGGGAAGGCcaggcctcccctccctcctccaccaccacccaggaacccacacagccagacagccaggagTCCACAGCTGCTCCTCAATG CGCTGGCGGCGACACCCTGCCATCCCTGGTCGCCATGGTTTCCCAGCATCACAAAGAGCTGGAGGGGCTGCCAGATGACGTGAAG AAGAGCGAGCTCCCAGACGTCATGGAGTGCTGCCTGGTCATCCTCTACCTCAGTCAGAGCTGCTCTCTGGTCGGGGCGGCCAATCAGACGCTGGCTCGCGACCTGCTCACCAAACACGGCACGACCTCCGACCTCCGCAAGGCCGCCCAGCGCTTCCTGTCCTAA